AGTACCCACAAAAGCATAATGATTGATTACAGTAACAAAAGGTATATTGTCTTTTGTCTAACTTTCTCCCATTGAGGTTTGGAAGGAATAATTCTGCATTCATCACCATTTTCTCTCTATGGTGCTGTGCGGGTTTTCTTGTTGTCAGGGACCATAAACTTCCACATGCATCGGAGACGTACATTTACACTGAGCAGCTCATGCATTAATGGCCCTTGAACGAGGGCCATTAATTTTTGAAGGTTCCGAATAGTCCACCGTAGTGACAGTACCCAGTACACTTCAAATGGATGAAGAAGCCATGCACTGCCAAAGTTATCCTACAACTTTGTTTATGTTCCAATATCCATATTAGGTCACCACTAGTGTACTATGCAAGCATGCATATTGGAACAGAACCCTGGTGGAACACTTTAGAGTTTGATTCATGTCTTGTTGTTTCAAGATGCATAATATACTATTTTAACATTGTCCTTTGCAAGCAATACTGTAAACATTTCAGAATGAAAATGCAATGTGAATGGGATCGCAAGCAATGACAGTGAAGTGGATGAGTTTGTTGGCACAGACATACAGAGAACAAATTGGGTGCTTTTAAAAACTCCAATGAAGGAGGAAATTGGTGTGCAAATGTAGTCTAATTGACTTTTCTGGATGTCATGCTGATCTGCAGGGAAACAGTGGAGACATTGTAACCTCTGAATTGCCATTCCATGGAATTCACTGATTTTCTTAATGCTTTATCTCTTCAGCTAGAAGGTATCAACTTTTCTGATAACAAACctatttgggggaggggggggggttccaCAACGTGTTTTTAAACAACCAATAGATAGTATCGTTGCTGACAGAAAGCCGCAAATTATGCCCTGCAAATGACAGCATTTACAGTCCCAGTATCCATTGCTATATTTGCTATAACCAATTTTAGTAATGTCCTTCATCTGAATTTCTCTGGAATAGAGAAGGCATGGATTCCTCTTCATAGTTTGAAAGCAACACTTTCCATTTTAGGACTGCCGTCCTCAGCATGCAAGAAGTGACTGGATGGGATGAAGCCAAATGGCCATTTTGTAAAGATGGTATTATCTCAAACCTCTAATATCATGCCATGCGTACTGATCCACTGCAGTTAAAAATCACAATACCATCATGCAAAACGTGAAAGGTCTGGTTTTGAATTTCTCAACTCCTTTGTTCAAATCCTGACTTTGCTATCCAGGCAGACTTAAAATGAGCAATGTTCAACAACAAAGGGATATCTATTGTACTGAAGGCATGCAGCCCAAAAGTAAAGCATATACCTGTAACTGTGACTGCTTCAAGCGGAGAGGATCTTTGGCTATTGCTTACTCCGTAAAGCTTTACTCGATATTCTGTGGATTCCCTCAGGCCTTGAAATCTAGAACCTTTGGCATCTCCATGGAGATGGACCTCTTTTACATCCCATAATCCCAGAGTGTCTCTACATTCTAAAATATAACTATCATAGACAACATGTGCCTTTGGTTCCCACGAAAGTTCAAATCCTTCGGATGTTACAACTGAGACAGTCAGCTCTCCCAGCTTATCCTCGAGCTCAAGCCCCATCCCTGAGATCTGTAGGTCTGGGTCAGAGGGGTCTAACGACACAAAACTAATGATATTGTCCTCCGAGCCTATGGGAGTGGTAAGCTCAGGGGCAGGGTTGGCTATGTAAAACGTGAAAGAGGCTACAAGAGAAACACAAAGGCACAAATTCAGATAAGGAAGACATTTAGAGATTGTGTGTCTTTCTGCACTGTTACTGTTGGCCTCAGTGTTGTCTATTTTTGTCCCACTGATAAAGTAAGTTACAGCCTACAACTACCGGACCCTTGCCCTTAGTAATTCCACATTCTTCTGTCAAGTATTGGTGTGTATATGAGGAAATGATTTCACTCCCAAGAGCTTGTGTTGTGAAATATGTTTGGATTGGTAAAGCTGTTACAGATGTCTTTATCTCTTAGGATTATAAAATGCAATTCAAAACTGTTAGCAGTACAATAGGATCCATACGTTTAGCACTTGCTGAATGTTTCCCACAAGAGACTATGTTTTTTACCCAGACCTGAAACCAAATCTATGACTTCAAATTGGCAAAATATTATTGTATACTGGAAAATTGCTATTTGCGGAGAGCAGAACTGAAACTACTTTCTTAAAGGATCAACCACACATATTTGTGCCTTGCAATACGAGGGTGGAGTCAGTTGTGAAGATTCTGTTTCAACCCTCACCTGTAGATGCGGACAGGGTGGCAGGTGTGCTCTTCTTTGAGCCCCTCTCAGCAACCAGGGTGATGGTGTACATCATGCCAGGGTTCAGGTTGTTTAGGTTGTAGGAGGTGGCTGTTCCAgggacctccacctcctccctccggCCATCCTTGGAGATGTACACCAGCCTGTAGACGGGGATCTTGGCTCGGGGTCTCTTCCACACCAGCGTCATGCTGGTCTCTGTGGACTCGCTCACTTCCAAGTCCTTGGGCCCATCAAGGTCTGTGGAGGAAAGTGGTATAAAGCTTTCAATCAGTGATTATCAAGCCTTAGGTACAATTCATAGGGTAGTGAAAGTACAAACAGAATTCTTCTGTTTTAACAATGGATAGTGTAGTGCTTTCATATTTCATTTTGTTCTATGATAGTTCTTTGGTTTGAAGATTGTTTCCCAAACCACTTAGAAACATCAGAACCTCATAACGCATCTATGTTTGCCTCATATTGTTCCCTAATAATCTGTTGCATTGAaagttatttatatatatatatatatatatatatatatatatatatatatatatataaataaaacttGTAacttttatattatatatatatatatatatatatatatatatataaataaaacttgtaacttttatatatatatatatataaaataaaacttgtaacttttatatatatatatatatatatatctacgaCTGCAGAGTGTCTGTGGTCACTTATGGTGGTGGATATTTGGACTGCTGTTGAACAGTGGCTATCCTATGAAAACATGTCAACGTATGCTCTCACTGGTTGCTGCATTTGTGGTGGCAGGCAGGCTCTCCCTCTCGTTCTTCATGGCGGTCACACCAATTCCGTACTCTGTACCCGGCTTCAATCCTGTAATGGTGAAGAACAGAGATTAATTGAGTACCTGATTAGCTTCAGTCCTGCAATCGAGCAGAACAGAGAAGGATTTGAGTACCTGATTGAATTGACATCAAGAGTAACAAAGTCATAGCGAATCCTATCTTGAAAAAAGCCCTTATACCTTCTACTGACATAATTGCATGTTGGGATTTGGTCATGGTTGACACTCACCAGTGATAGTTGCCTGAGTGTTGCCTCCTGGCCCACGGGGGAACACCTCTTCGCCATGGGAACCCCCAGAGATAGGGCTGTACTTCACCCGGTAGCTGTCAACGTCTGCCCGGCTGTTTTTCCACTCCAGTGTGACGCTGTTGTCTGACTGGCCCAGTGGCTGCAGGTCCTTAGGAGAGTCCAGGTCTGTAACAATGCAAGAAGAAGAAAGGAATataataaagactgttgacagtGAACTCTTGATCAATCCAAGTGTACCTGTTATCAGGTACACTTAAAAGAATGGACTGGACATGGAATTGAATTGGGACTGTAAAATTGTAGTGTGCTCAAACACAGTTTGCACTTATCAGGAGTGCACTTATCAGAAGTGGATAAAATAAAGCCCCGACCTGTGGTGAATATCTCAGTGACTGGATCGCTGGTGCTGTTTCCCCTCCTGGAGACCAGGGACACCTGGTACTCAGTGTCTGGGCTGAGGCTGTCAATGCTGTACTGTTTGTCTGAGGTGGACAGGTCCACGCTGGTCCTATTTGTGGGGTTGGAGCTGGGGCCATAGGACACGGTGACACCATCCACCTGAGCCACGGGATGGAACCAGGTGACCAAGCCTGAAATGTCTGTCACGTCACGCATCTCTACCTGCCTGGGCCCATCAATCCCTGGGGGAAAGGGACCCAAGGAATACAATATGTTAAGGATGACTATTGCAGGCTCATTcacccacccccctctcccctgtaactattcctcagggcgttgctgtaaatgagaatgtgttctcagtcaacttacctgctAAAATACGGATTCAATCACAAGGAATTAAAAGGGTGAAAGTATGTGCTGTTTGTTATGGACAATGATCACACACATGTTTTAAGTCCTCCCTTTGGGCTACAGACACAAGGACACAAGGAGTATTGGTTTTACTTTAACTACATTTTAAGAACTGCATAACACTGTTACAATTATGGCATAACAAATGTAATTAACAGTTTGGTTACTCTGACTGTTTGGTATGTGATTTCACTGATCTGTGTTCTGACAGGACCTCTGGTAAGTTCCTGTGTTTATTTTCACAGGAGAAGTTTCTCAATTCCATGCTGTGGTGACTTCACCGGGTGAAATAGGCCATAGGTTCACACTGTATAAATCACCTACTTCTTCATTCCTCATTCTTGAAAACTGTGCTGAACTTAAGCCTGTATAAATAAATTATGAACAAGTCAGGAGAAGATATATTTATAGGCTCCATCAACAAGGAATATTTAATGAAATGGCTTTTCCATAGACAAGGTAGCATAGTTCACGCTAGAAACCCATTTGACCTTAATATATGGACTAAACAGTTGGCAGTAGAAGCTTATGGCAGGGCTCCTTGAAAGATACAAATACTCTCTATTGTAATATACAGGCTGGGCTGAGACTCAGCATTGTTCACTTTTGCAAAAAAGACTGTTAAACGACAATGGGGGTTTAgccacttttttttctttttttttcacagTTAAATTGGTCTGTTCAGTTCCTCTGTCTGCTTGTATGATTTGTGAGGTGTAGGCATTTTCCTTATCCACCCCATGGGATGTGGGTGGTCGCCAGGATGAGTGGGAGAAGCCTGGTTTAGATTCATTCATGCATGGCATGACAATGTCAGAAGAGTTGGCTTCCCAGTTTGCACATACAGATCTGCATTTGactagggggaaaaaaacattacaTAAGCTTACTGGTAGTGATGATTTTAGTAGACTGAGGTCCCCTGGTATTGTTCTTGATGACGCCCACTGAAACCTCGTACTCCTGACCAGGACCTAGCCCCGTCTGCTCATACAAGGTCTGGGAGGATGGAAGGGTGGTAAGGGTTTTCCCACTCTCCTCTTTCTGAAAGgacaaatacatactgtttttAATATACCATTTCTGGATTCATACATGCTACATAGCCTACTTACATATCCAACAGGCAAGCTGAGGTAAGCCACGTCAATTTGTCCTTTGGATCAACAAAATCAATATTTCACACAGTTAATGTTGAGTTAAACAATAACAATTGCTACAATATTAAAATGTCTCATGGTTATTTTAGCAGGTATTTGATTACCTCAGATTAGAATGCTACAAACAAAGCCCATTTGGCCCATAGTAATAGGGATGAAGTGCTGATCATGGATTACAGGTCCTTACATTTTATGTATGGGGCAATAAAGCCCAAGCGCTGAGGAGAATGGGATTAGCAATAAACAGTGCTGAGCATGTCCTGGCTGCTGGCTGCTGTTATAATGAGGATACAGCCCTTTGTGAAAATGAACTTGGGAACAATATGAAGGGTATTATGGGTTATGGCTGCCCAGACCTTTGCCATTAGCAGCTGAGCAGAAAACGTGCCAGTAATAATAAGCCCCTAGATTTGTGATCTGAGGCAATGCAGTTATTTTCCACGTACCGGTTCACATCAGCGTCATTCTTTAAAGTGTAAAGTACAGCACGCTTCAATAGTGTAATAGCAATTTGTGGTTTATCGTGTATGTTTAATTTTTAACCTTGTTATTTTGAGTTGTCTTAAATTGAAAActgaactgaccccaaccctgatagtTATTGCTACTTCACTGGACATGATAAATAGCCAAGTATTTCAAGATCTCCTCACTAAAAGAACAAAGCCAGCTTGTGAAAATCTGTCATCTTGTCCCTGCTGTTTAGTGGAATTCTAGGTAAGACCCAGCAGACATCACTTGCAGAGAGGTGGATAGATTgcaaagagacatagacagactGACCGTGTTGCGGATGTAGAGCTCCCAGGCATCAAAAGGAATGTCCAGCTGATCCCACAGCACCTCTACTGAGGTCTCCCTCACCGATTTAAACTTCAAGCCTTCTGGTTCTGGCAGATCTGgcaggacagagcgagagacaatAATATGTTATGCCTGATGACAAGATATTGTGCATCGAGACAGTGTGTGGTTTCAAAACGTGTTCAGCATCAGTCAAATGTAGTGGTTGTGTTGGAATCACCTTAAAAAGAAAGCCTTGTGTAAACATTGTGCTGTGAAATGTTCTCCACTGGACTGAATAGCATTCTGATTACAGTTAATatgcaaatgtttgtttttttacattttttttctaacGTGGATCACATTCCCATGAACCCAGACTGCTCAGAGACCCAAGTTCTCACATCTTAGGCAAGATGTCTTATTACGCAAGCCTGGTTAAACGGGCATGACCTACATGTGGCCACCCTGGCGCTGATTGGGATGCTCTTTTTGTTGCTGAGGATGGCATAGACGTTGATCAGGTACTCGATGCCAGGCTCCAGCTCGCTGACAGTGGCAGCAGTCTTGTCTCCGCCCACTGTGAACTCCTGATACAGACCCCCAGGACCATTTGGCACGTAAGTGATCAGATACTCTGTCACCAGCATCTCATTATTCCAGGTCAGGTCCACTGTCTCAGTGGTGACCTCTGTTACGGTCAGGCCCTTTGGAGGGGAAACTAAAGtgaatgagaaagaaagaaaaaagagggacagaaaatagttatattttgatCTGAGTTTTTTACTATCTCAGACACTAAGTTTCCCATGCTCTCAatttaataatatataatatactgtatatatggcatttagcagacacttttatccaaagccacTCAGCCACTAACAATCCTCCACACAAAGCTAATGCTTTCCCCAGACTCACATCTGGTAGTGGTTTGGACCGCCAAAGATCTTTGAGACAGAAGTACAGACAACTGAAATGCACAGCTTTTGGCATCAGAGGAAATCATAGATGGAAGTTTTAATCCTTTTTGCAAAACCCCTTTGAAATGAATTCAAATGGTATTTGGGGATTTTATTATGTTTTGAGTATAAAACATAACGGAAAAATAAGTAATTGGATTTAATGTGGCATTCAACCAGCACATGGAAGTATCAGTGGGTCAGTTGAATGAAACCATTCTTACCTTCTGAGCAGTCTTCTCCGATGTATCCCTCTTCACAGAGACATTGTCCATTCACACAGCGGCCTTTGTCCTGGCAGTTGTTGAGGCAGCTCAGCTCTCCGCAGTTGTCTCCCACGTATCCCTCCTCACAAATGCATTTCCCATTAACACAGAGTCCCCTGTTGTTGCAGTTATCAGGGCAGGTGAGTCCAGAGCAGTCGTCACCCGCATAGCTGTCCTGGCAGACACATTTTCCATCCACACAGTATCCCTGGCCCAGGCAGTCATTGGGACAGCGCTTCTCACTGCAGTCCTCACCGGTGAAGCCCTCATCACAGACACACTGCCCGTCAACGCAGCGTCCACGGTTCAGGCAGTTGTTGGGGCAGCTCAGCTCGCTGCAGTCCTCACCAGTGAAGCCAGCATAGCAGACACATTGGCCGTCCACACAGTCTCCACGGCCGTAGCAGTCCGAGGGGCAGGTCTTAATACTGCAGTCCTCTCCACCAAAGCCTTCATCGCATACACACTGTCCGTTGACACAGCGGCCCCGGTTGAGGCAGTTATTGGGGCAGGAGAGCTCAGAGCAGTCCTCTCCCTGGTACCCTACGTCGCAATGGCACTGCCCATTGACACACTGCCCCCTGTTATGGCAGTTGTTGAGGCAAGCCAGCTGGCTACAGTCTTCTCCTTGGTAGCCAGCATCGCAGATACACATGCCATTGAAGCAGGTACCTCTATCGTTGCAATCACTGGGGCAGGTGAGCTTGGAGCAGTCCTCTCCGGTGTAGCCAGCGCTGCAGACACACTGGCCGTTCACACAGAAACCATGACTCATGCAGTCGCTGGGGCaggttgtctccccacagtcctccCCGGTGAAACCTTCTTCACAGTAGCAGGTTCCATTGACACAGTGTCCACGGTCATAGCAGTCGTTGGGGCAGATGAGTTCCGAGCAGTCAGAACCCGTCCAGggctcttcacacacacactcctcatctACACACTTTCCACGGCCTTGGCAGTTGTTCAGGCAGTCCGTCTGAGAACAGTCCTCTCCAATGAAACCCTCGGCACAGATGCAGACCCCGCCAATGCATTGTCCGTTCTCACCACAGTCCACTTTGCAAACCTCAAGCAAACAGTCGTTCCCGCCAAAGCCCTCGAAGCAGATGCATTTCCCGTCTATGCATCGACCTTGGTCCTGGCAGTCATTGGGGCATTCAGACTCAGTGCAATTGGGTCCCTTCCAGCCAGGCTTGCAAATACAGCCACAGGTGTCAGCACTGTAGTTGCCACGGCCATTGCAGTAAGGCTTGGTCCCCACTTCACCTAAAGGAGCAGAGTTAAGTGATTACAACCCTCTGAATCATAATCCTGCCCCTCACCCCCCCCAATCCACTTCTCTAACAAATGTAATTTAGAAATATTGTAATCAAGTATTATCATTATAGACCAGAGACATTTGAAACCCCAATTATGTCCTGAATAACAATCTTCTAATCAGCACGGAGTATGTCCATGCTTCGATGTTCATTCCATTTTCAAGAGCATTTTTCCCTGTAAAAGAGAAAGCACTGCTAAGCCCAACCCCACATTCAATTCCAGTGAAGCTTCCCAGAGGTTGAGTAAAACAGATGTCCCTCTGAAGGAAGGGGAGGTGATGAGGTGACAGTCATCCTAAGCATGCTATAATGTACCAGGATTTCTCAACTCTTTAACCTTCAAAACACCCTAAACTTGTCCCAATTATATTATTTGCAGTATCCtaactgttgtgttgtgtttcctAACCATttatttaccaggtaagttgagtGAGAGCACATGATCATTTACAGTGATgaccaggggagaggagaggggttgaatGAGCCAATCAGAAGCTGGAGGTGATTAGGTTGAcgtgtatacagtacagtacctgtgACTGGCTGAGCGCTGCAGAAGCCAGAGTCTCCAGTAGTGCACTGATCTCTCAGCGTGGACAGCTCTCCCTCCAGAATCTCCAACCTGCTCAGGAGGTCCTTCAAATCCGGGAACCCTTCGGTGCATGCACACGCCTGCTGAGGAATGTTAATGCGGTGGGTGAAAACAATCTGGTTCTGCCCATCCATGGTATGTTCGGTGGTGTGGAGGCCTGATGGCGGAACTGCGTCCTGGGGCTCAAGGCTGGTACTTCCTGGCGCATCCAGGTCCACTGAGCACAAGGAGCTAGCAGGGACGTTGATGTTGTAGACATGGTTGAAGACCACTGGCTGGTCAGCACTGGGGAGGGTTATGTTGTCTCCTCCCGTGGCTGTCAGAGTTGCCCGTTTATGCCTAAGTATTTTTCTCACCAGCCCAGATTGGCAGAGGCTGAAAAGGAGAGTCAGGAAGAGGCAGCCTAGAATGCTTTTAGTACTCATGTTTGGCTCTCTTAACTGGACTCAGCTTTAGGAATATCGGGACAAAGACTGGCCAAATCTGGAAAAACAGTGTAGGGGCCCTGGAAGGTAAACAAAAAACATTAAGTCAAAGATAGCCTCAATAACGCACATGGATAACTACATTTTCACAGGGTCACGCTGGGGAGACGTCCATGACTGTAAAACTTGTAAAGGCAGACAATAACCTGTGCACTCCGTGAACTACAAGACGGTAAAAATAGATCAATGAGCAGTCAACATAACTTTTTTGTCCAGACTAATGGAGATTGTTACACCTGCACATTCCAACTGCATTCTGTCTATTATACCCTAGATAACAGCACCAGTAAAACTGACAATGCTAAATCCGGACACTAAAGGCCATAACATTCCAGAGGGATGAAGTTTGAGATGTAGCGGCATCCCGTGTGTATGTCATTAACCCCTCTAATCAATGGGTTTCACTCAGATGTAAATGAGAAAAGATTAAaatattttctccctctctttatttaCATATTCTCACAGGGTGaacactgtctatataagttgTGAGTGATTGACACCTAACACTTTAGTGTATTTTCCCGCTGAGGAAAGCGACCACTGACTACCGAAACGTAgctctcacgtctgtagccatgaaatgctttgaaaggctggtcatggcttacatcaacaccattatcccagaaacccactccaatttgcataacgcaccaacagatccacagattatgcaatctctattgcactccacactgccctttcacacctggacaaaatgtgttaatgctattcattgactacagctcagcgttcaacaccatagtgccctcaaagctcatcactaagcaaaggaccctgcgactaaacacctccctctgcaactggatcctggacctcctgatAGGCCAcgcccaggtggtaagagtaggtaacaacacatccgccatgctgatcctcaacacgggggcccctcaggggtgcttgcTCAGCCCCCCTACTGTGCTCCCTGTtccctcatgactgcacggccaggcacgactccaacaccatcattaagtttgctgatgacacaacagtggtaggcttgatcaccaacaacaatgagacaacctatagggaggaggtcagagacctgaacTTGTGGtggaaggacaacaacctctccctcaaagtgatcaagacaaaggagatgattgtggactaaaagaaaatgaggaccgagcacgcacccattctcatcaacggggctgtagctaatcaaatggctacccagactatttgtatcccccccacccccctcccccggaatgctgctgctactctctgttattatccatgtatagtcactttaataactctacctacatgtacatattacctcaattacctcgaaaccggtgcccccgcacattgacattgactctgtactggtaccccctgtatatagccccgctattgttatttactgctgctctttaattatttgctgtttttatctcttactttttggggggtattttcttaaaactgcaattTCAGTTAAAGGCTTGTAAGGCTTGTaaggctacacctgttgtattcggcgtatgtgataaataagatttggtttgatttgacttGACTTGACTGTGAGCCACTGTGAGCCACTGAAAGTTTGCAACTTTTTCTCCCGCTACCTAAACCTTAATATACGCAGATTACTTTTGCATCATGGGACATCTTTGGAGACTTGTGAAGTGTCAGTTGCATGTTAAACGACTGAGATCAAGCTAACCACAGAACTGACAGTAATTTTAGCTGGTAattaattaattacattttatgtttgtgcttttctaataacccatttctgtgttcatgcaagtgactgatatCTGCTATTTGGCAGTACACCCAGAACCTTGTTTTGAGAATGAAatggatatctcagtttcaagttCTCAGCTTCGAGAGAAGAAGCCTCATGAAATATTGGTCGGTTACATTCATGAACCAAACGTTAATGATGAATTAAGTATGAATAATGCATAAGCTAAATCATGTAAAaaataacttgtctgtgtaagcAGTACATAAGAGAACTAACGGAACTGCCCTGGTGGAGATCACTTCAGACCGGTACTTTATGCATCTAAGTTTGACTGTGACCTCCAGCTTGCTGACAATGAAAAcaatgattaatttaagattgacttctACACATGTCCCATGTGTAGAATTCTATTACACACCATTTCCTTGGTCCAAcaattatatatacactactgttctaaagtttggggtcacctagaaatgtccaaattgatcagaaacacagcgtagacattgttaatgttgtaaatgactattgtatctggaaacagctgatttttttatggaatatctacataggcgtacagaggcccattatcagcaaccatcactcctgtgttccaatggcacgttgtgttagctaatacaaatgtataattttataaggctaattgatcattgacccttttgcaattatgttagcacagctcaaaactgttgttctgcttaaaaaagaaataaaacctcccttctttagactagttgagtatctggagcatcagcatttgtgcgtttgattacaggctcatattggccagaaacaaataactttcttctgaaactcgtcagtctattcttgttcagagAAATGAAGGCCATTCCATGCGAGAATTTGCCtaaaaactgaagatctcatacaacgctgtgtactactcccttcacagaacagcgcaaactgtctctaaccagaatagaaagaggagtgggaggccccggtgcacaactgagcaagtacattagagtgtctagtttgagaaacagatgcctcacaagtcctcaactggcagcttctttaaatagtacctgcaaaacaccagtctcaacgtcaacagtgaagaggcgactccgtgaTGCTAgccttccaggcagagttcctctgtccagtgtctgtgttcttttgcccatcttaatcttttctttttattggcgaGTTTGAGATATGGATTTAATTTGCAACTCTGccaaatgtaatattttattaaggtaaaataatgtgaataaattatggttaataagtgataagcagtaatgggcagtcactaccgtCATGGggcttttattaattgttttatgtgttacagcattcaatccacataatgcatagtgcatttaatgttacCATTTTTTATCATAGACGAAATCAAAAAACGTGATTATTTTTCAATAATCGAACCAAACCGACGTCAAAAaacactaatcgctcagcactaccatgcggtaaattagttaatagaccaataagattGAGtctaaacctctctgccaataacagctagttttcagttttccccaccCCACTCAGgcaactcccagacagtcctagcaaaattcttgtttGAGAAATTGTCATT
The DNA window shown above is from Oncorhynchus tshawytscha isolate Ot180627B linkage group LG20, Otsh_v2.0, whole genome shotgun sequence and carries:
- the tnca gene encoding tenascin isoform X6, which encodes MSTKSILGCLFLTLLFSLCQSGLVRKILRHKRATLTATGGDNITLPSADQPVVFNHVYNINVPASSLCSVDLDAPGSTSLEPQDAVPPSGLHTTEHTMDGQNQIVFTHRINIPQQACACTEGFPDLKDLLSRLEILEGELSTLRDQCTTGDSGFCSAQPVTGEVGTKPYCNGRGNYSADTCGCICKPGWKGPNCTESECPNDCQDQGRCIDGKCICFEGFGGNDCLLEVCKVDCGENGQCIGGVCICAEGFIGEDCSQTDCLNNCQGRGKCVDEECVCEEPWTGSDCSELICPNDCYDRGHCVNGTCYCEEGFTGEDCGETTCPSDCMSHGFCVNGQCVCSAGYTGEDCSKLTCPSDCNDRGTCFNGMCICDAGYQGEDCSQLACLNNCHNRGQCVNGQCHCDVGYQGEDCSELSCPNNCLNRGRCVNGQCVCDEGFGGEDCSIKTCPSDCYGRGDCVDGQCVCYAGFTGEDCSELSCPNNCLNRGRCVDGQCVCDEGFTGEDCSEKRCPNDCLGQGYCVDGKCVCQDSYAGDDCSGLTCPDNCNNRGLCVNGKCICEEGYVGDNCGELSCLNNCQDKGRCVNGQCLCEEGYIGEDCSEVSPPKGLTVTEVTTETVDLTWNNEMLVTEYLITYVPNGPGGLYQEFTVGGDKTAATVSELEPGIEYLINVYAILSNKKSIPISARVATYLPEPEGLKFKSVRETSVEVLWDQLDIPFDAWELYIRNTKEESGKTLTTLPSSQTLYEQTGLGPGQEYEVSVGVIKNNTRGPQSTKIITTRIDGPRQVEMRDVTDISGLVTWFHPVAQVDGVTVSYGPSSNPTNRTSVDLSTSDKQYSIDSLSPDTEYQVSLVSRRGNSTSDPVTEIFTTDLDSPKDLQPLGQSDNSVTLEWKNSRADVDSYRVKYSPISGGSHGEEVFPRGPGGNTQATITGLKPGTEYGIGVTAMKNERESLPATTNAATNLDGPKDLEVSESTETSMTLVWKRPRAKIPVYRLVYISKDGRREEVEVPGTATSYNLNNLNPGMMYTITLVAERGSKKSTPATLSASTEAEPEVEHMFVSDITSDSFRLAWTADEDMFDRFVIKIKDSTKFAHPQEVNVLGDERTKILTGLTGGTEYEIELYGVTLEQRSQPITGVARTGLGAPRGIRFSEVTESSAIVHWIMPRARVDNYRIIYVPLQGGSPMTVLADGTETQAMLPNMLPGVTYQVTIFAGKGLEESDPGTENITTALDRPQALSAVNVTDTTALLLWQPAQATVDGYVITYSADSVSPVMEHVSGNTVEFEMGSLVPATHYTVGVYAMREAQKSGTITTEFTTDVDSPRDLAATNVQTDGATLTWKPPRAAITGYILTFTSPDGTVREVVLSPTATSYSMSELSGSSEYSVRLQAIAGAQRSRHVTNVFTTIGGLYRYPKDCSQALLNGDTISGTYNIYLGGDESQPIQVYCDMTTDGGGWMVFLRRQNGNLEFFRNWKNYTGGFGDMNDEFWFGLANLHKMTASGQYELRVDLRDNGKSAYAQYDKFTIAEPRSRYKIYLGRYSGTAGDSMTYHHGRPFSTYDNDNDIAVTNCALSYKGAFWYKNCHRVNLMGKYGDNSHSKGINWFHWKGHEHSIQFVEMKIRPVNFRNVESRRKRS